ATGGcaaggaataataatattataagctggatggaatcgccactaacctattttttaCCTCAATGCGGTTAGCTCAcataattactacttgttgattggtctctagactaatcctaGGCCAAGAAACCAGTAAACTCGATTTATATACACCAGAATTGGGATCAGGAGTTtagttatgcaaggggaaggtactagcaccccctacacatccATTCTACAAACGATACCTaactaattatgaattatccataaattaactcttttaaaaataaatgaaaacataagaagaaaaatatgaaaaaaggtgtggtttaaaaatgtttaataagacctccaaatgagagAATCTAATTAGATAAACCCAGTCGAAACTAATTTAGGTGAGAtatgaaatacctctttaccctgAGTTTAATCATTGgaacacgcacacacacaaaaatggaatatatatatatatatatatacagataataataaaacaaattcatcaaatttgatcaAAAGAGCCTCTAAAATATTCTCATATTAtccaaaattttgtaaaatttttctgagattttttaacttttttctaaaaatttttgagatttttaaagacttttcttcattgtttgtatttttatttttcttgttttattcaagtcaaaataactcaaataattcttattatttttctaattttaaagatattttctctgatttttttaactatttttaaaaaattaaaaaaatccattaaaaattaatttttaattaaataaatgaacGGTTCAGAAAAGTCAGACCGACTAACCCAGCTGAAAGGGGGCCCTATGTCAGCCAAACATGGAGATACGTCCTATTTGATTAATCCTTTTTTTTCAATTTACTATAGCACAGTGACATCATGTTGATGTCACCTGCCACATGTCAGTGCTTTTCTCTTTTCACTTTTGATGTCACCCACCACGTGGCAGCCTCTAATTAGTTATGGAGATTTAACTCGAATCGCTAACATGGCAGTAATCTGACAATCCAGAGAAAACATAGATTGGACAACCAGGATTGCGCCACATCGCTTCCTGAAAACGCAGCCCTAGTTGTGCCACATGTCATGTACGGACAACGACACATGTCCCTTTAATATAAATGTATAAAcctttttttctccttttctttccttctttctcCGTTTCTacactttcttttttctttccccaCATAACTCCTGTTTCTCTCCTCTATTTTTTGCAAATCTCTCCCTATTTCTCTTTGTTTTCTTTCTCTCTATctccttttctttctttaatctcttcttttctctctatttttcttcTTTCCCTACTTCTCTCTCATATCTCTCTACTTCTCTCTATGTCTctttctgtctctctctctctctctctctcccccattCTTTCTTAGTTTCTCTCTCCTCGGTCTTTCTTAGTTTCTCACCCAATCTTTCTAACTTTTTCCTTCTTCTCTGTTTTCTTTTTGCAAGTTCAGCGAATTAGAAAGCAAGAGTTCTCTGCCAAATCCATGGAACCTCCAAGCCAAATGGATCCACAAGCGAATCTAGAGGTAggtctatttttattttttttctaggtTTTTTATTGGTCTATTTTCTTGGATTTTCCTAAGATCCAAACGGAAATTAAGGGTTAATTAACCTAGGTTCTAACCCAGGTTAAGTTCAAGCTTAGGCTCTgattagggttagggtctagTGAAAGTTTGGGTCAGCTGGGTTAGATTAATTAGATTTGGGCTTGAACTGGTTGAAGGTCGATTGGCTTAGTCTAAGTCGGGATTTTAGAAGAGATAAGTTAATTGGGCTAGACTAAATTTAGATTGGACCAGGCCATTTCGGCTTGAATTCAAAATTGGGTTGTTGGTTAACTAAATTCTGGATTGGGTTGAACTGTCTCAGGCCCAATTGGGCTTTTGGATTGGGCTCAACTAACTCATGCCCaattgggctttgggtttaatTAAATGGGCTGCGGGTCAGGGTCAAAGGTCAATGGACAGGTCAGAATTGGACCTGGCTCTTAGGTCTTCAGGTAGATGGGTTAGATTGCGGTCAAGCTGACCCAAATCCAGGTAATTGGGTATGGATATTCCAAACCTCTACTTTTGAATTCTCCATTTTGCAACTTCTTTCTTTTATCCAAGTCTCTTGAATTCCCTTCTATTGCACGTGCCTTTCAAACCCAAGCCTTTGTCCTTCCTCTTTGCTCGAGCCTTTCAATTCCAAGTCTCTGCTGCAATTCGATCCCTTCAATCTTCACTCTTCCTTGATTTCTTCAATCTCAACCACTCAGTCTATCAACAATTCACTCttaatttttcaacaaaaacaaTTCCCTTTTGACTCTCAAACTCTCAATTTTTAGTCTTCCAATCTCAATTTTCTGTCTCTCACACCCTCAGAAATCCCCTATTTATAGGCATGTTCCTATTTCCTAACTTAAATTTGATTGActaatcaaatttaaattaatcaatcaaatttaaaactaatttgttAATTAGATTCATCAATTTAAATTATTCAATCAATCttaattaactaaattattttcaattatgattttctaaatgaaaTTCATTTGTGTGTGTAGGTGCAAGCATGAAAAATCCGacctttttatttcaatttttctttttctattttttttattttcaatgtaaaaaaaaaattcaatttctttgttttttttttcactttattgtataaattttgcCCAATTATTTTATATAAGCCTCagaaaaatggggtgtctatacTCTCTCACCAAACTCCCTCCCCCTAACAAACTCCTACTGTTCTACACTTTCACAACCTCGAAACTCCTTGAAGTCCCAATACGTCTTTCATTCGTAGAATTGAATTACAAATTAGAACAATTCTTACCAAAGCATAGAGACAATTACACTAATGTTTTCCCTCACAAAACACACAAGGGATATTAGTTCCTGtgaatgttttaaaaggcgtagGCGTAAGGCGAGGCATTTTAACCCTCAAAATGGGGGGCATAAGCCTTGAGGCGTTGAGGCGTAAGCCatttgagaatttgttttttaagataaaaatttgttaaataaattatatatttaaaataaagcaaaaattaagaaaatcacaaatataatataaaaaataaaaactagatGTAGTTCGCaaaatacttgttggccattcaaaaattgctaacttgaatacatgacataaattataacaagagatagctatatcattacaaagttcaaactaatGACTTCAGatacaaatcaaaattttttggaaaggttgaggttcaagagttttagaaataaactcatattatgacattccttttgtacaaacatatagttaaaatttcctcatcaattctaacttgagaatcacaagCCCAAAATGTGTAAGCCAAGGGCGTGTTTTTTGCAAAAATGCGTAGGCCTCAACAAGTAATGCGTTAgactttttggaatttggtattttatatTGAGCCTCCAAGCattttaagcatgccttgccttAAGGCGAGCCTCgattaagccttttaaaacacaGGTTCCTCTAATTGATATTCTGGAGTTTGGTATAGCATTAAATGTCCATTTCAACCTCCAGGGTATCCTTTGACCTTAGACAACCATAAAATATGCACTCttagggacattccaccaacacACGCATCCACCCACATGAATAGGCAGTTAAAACCACCTTCCACTCAAGGAGCATGAGGTTTGCATGAATATGCCAAAGGCGTGTTCATTTActtgaataaattaataaaatttctaaTTACATTAAATAAAATTGACATTTTGTTGTGCAGATAAACCATGTGCATGATACACTAATTGCATTGTATTCCACATTGACATTAGTCACATCACTCAAAAAAAGTCACTAAAATCAAAAGAATCAGACAAGGTAGCTTAAGAAAACAATATCAGAAAAACAATGAACCTTCCATTTGATAacacaagataaaaaaaaataagtgcATCCATAAACAAAtgaataaataacaaagacaagGCTTGAATTTAACATTTGTTCAGCAAACAGTAAAACATTCCAGGAGATCCACAAAACCATACCCTAGCCGGAAACaaagtagtaaaaaaaaaaaagacacggAAATATCAGCAATACCTCATATATTGCTTGGGTAcataaaaaccctaaccctatctCCCTGCAGAAGAAGAAACGAAAACAATCAAAAATCAAATCGCACGTAAAATTCACGAACGCCGAATAACATCAAAGTTTTTCGTTAAAAATACCATAGACTTGGGAGGCAAATTGGATTTGAACTTGGCTCGAACAACACCACTGTTACCATGAGGCCTCGTGACCTTCCCCCAAATGCAACGATAGTGCGATCCGTTCTTCTTCACCTTCGCCTTGTAGATATACGCCATGCGCTTGCCGCAGTACCACGCGACATCCTCCTTCGTGTTCACGCCTTCGATCTGAATCAATGAAGTGTTCGGATACTGGTTCGACTTCGACCTAACGGGTCAATGAAGGAGTCCCAAACAAAATCAACACAAACAAGAAACGTTATGAAAATATAGTCAAGAAGAAATCGCATGTATCAACCTCTTGTAGCCGAGAATCGTTCCCCTCACGTAGAGCCTGATACAAACAACATATTAGAACGCACGTGAGAACACAGACAGtgattgattttcattttttctgGCAAACGTAGACAGAGATTTGAGATTAACTTTAAGCATATAAGAGTTAGGGTTACAAATGAGGAAAGGGAGAGGAAGAAGAGAACGCAGACCTGACTCGCTCCCCTTGGCGTTCCTTCACCATTTTCGCCGGCGCTAGCTACAAAAGACGCTGCGAGtggaaaaccctaaacccaatcgCGTTGAGGGAGAGTGAGTATTTAACTATTTAAGTGAGCGTGAGTTGGCCTGGGTTTGGGCTTGCTGCATGTGGGCTCCGCGTGGTGCACGAATCGGCCCACGAGTTTGAAGGCTGGAAAAGAGAAACCATAGGTGACGAGTTGGGCCAATTAATGAGAAAGGCCGAAATTTGTGGCTAGGGACCTCAGCCTAGAGTTTTTtacgaaaatattttaaaaaaaaaacaaaaaacaaaaaaatcaaaaaaaaaaaaaaaaaaacacaaatatagaGGAAAGGAGGAAAAATTGCAAAAATTTATCTATGGGACACTTGTCaggataaattaaaaaaaaaaaaatggaagaggaaGAGAACAAAAGACCCCATGGCCCCAAGTACTGATGCGCTGATTTCCACCACAAAAAAAAATATGGTGCTaggatgaaaaaaaataaaaacaaagctATAGATGGTTGGGACTGCTAGAGCACTGATTTTCAAGCCACCAATGcgagaaaacaaaaaataaagtataaaatcgacttttggaaagtcaattTTATCATGTGTCCTTACCTAGGCACCCTAAAATTTGATGGCatgaaaaaacacaaaaaaaaaaattgcattttgCCACTCGCCCCCTTGCATGCTCTTCCTCCCCTCAACCCTCTATATATACTGCAACATCTTGGATGGAAGTCCAACTAAAATCTTTCTCTTACACGCTCCCTACTACATCTATAAATTTGGATtttcataatatttaacatttatatatggAGTTTGGTCCAATTGATTCTCCTGTGTTGACATTGGGGACCCTGCATCCTTCCTACAAGGCATGGGAGGAGGATCATTCAGGCGCCTTTAAAAGGCGTCAATGTGTGCACAGATTAGAAATTAAATGGCATGCTCATCTCAGAAGCATTCCGTGGATTCAATGAATAGGTTTCTATCAATTCTACCAGATTCGGTACATTCGCTTGGACCACCACTTAATTAGCACATTGTTAGAGCGTTGGAGGCCTAAAACGCACACATTTCATTTTCCTTACGGCTAGTTGATGATGATGTTGCAGGATGTCGCCATCATCATAGGATTACCTGTAGATGGCAATGTTGTGTTACGGGCACGACACAGCAAGAATAGGAGATGTTATGTCATATAGTACTTGAATGCAACCTCCCCACCGCCTAGAGCGGATGAACTGGCTCATCCTTGCCAATGTCATAGATGGACGAGGTAATACCAAATCTTGCTGATGCAGCATTAGAGGAGGACGTACTGCAGTATGCTCGAGCGTACATACTATGTCTCATATATAGCTTGTTGTTCATAAACAAGTCGCAGTACTATGCGTCGTTAATGTTCCTACATCTGTTAAGCAACTTGGAGAGAGCGTTGACGTATAGCTGGGGTAACGTTGTACTTGCATAATTGTACAGAGTGATGTGTTAGGTTGGTCGTATGAGGCGCAATCAATTGGAGGGCCGCTATTTCTCTTGTAGGTTTGAACATGAGAATGCATACCTTTTCTTAGTCCAATTAGAATTAACCTAGCAAATCTTCCTGTTGATGTTGATGATAGTCTGTTCCCACTTGCAGCTAGGTTAGTATCTATTtactttaaataaatttaaaatttaagtgtAACGTTATGTGAATATAAGATATTGCAGATGGCAAGCTTCATTTCATATATCGCACGCCCTTAGCATACTCTGCAGTCATATCGATATGACATTGATATAATGTGTGAGGACTAGGTAATACAATTTTATGTTCATTGGAATTGTTAAATGTGGTTATGTAACATTTATTATTCTTAGTaagtttcttacataaattttttgtTAGCAGTTTATATGAATGTCATACACAGCGAATGTGTACGCTCATATTTGCCTCACTAGAGTACAAGTATGGCTTGTTCGCACTCCCATGATCTGTTTTCAAATCATGGAGTGGCACTTGCCGAACCGTGTATTACGGTTGTTTAGTTTGAGGCAGCTGATCCCTCGTCCAACTCAGACAGGATACGACCCCAATGGTCATTATTTGGATCTGCACGAATGTGACCAGCGCGAGAGTCATCAAACCAACCGATGCACTAAGTACGAGCGTACACTCTAGAGGTGGCAACGACGACTGGACCATGTCGTCCACATACTTAGGGAGCTTCCACTCCCTAATTGTACACCTCTACAGGCAAATGATGGATACAATGACTAGTACCAGTCACCATTCGTTGCGTAAGCAGAATTGTCAGTATGCACATGACAGTGATGAGTGAACAAATTACTTAACAGAGGTTTTTTCAGTAACTTAATAATACGTTCAAAACATTTTGCCGTAAGAGCATATGATGGGGAACATCCACTTATCTGACTATGTCCTGACATGTCCGACTAGACCGATTGTAGAGGCGTGTATGTAGTTTGTGACTGATTAAACTCGTCAGTCAATTCACAGGCCTCCCCCTGCCAACGTGGAGGGTGCTGAATCAGATGATGATGCTGCAATTGATGAGCAGGCGTCACATATAGGAGACGTCGTGCTAGACCTTGCCGGAGCCGTGGGGGGATCATGTTCGGGTTGAGGGGGGGCACTCACCCAACCTTCCCAATGGACTCAAGTTGATTGGAGAGCATCGACACAGGAGTTCTGTCATGACCtactcattttccacattttttttataataataatatcaacgtcATACATCCCAACTCaacaggtcaccatccacctagactcgtgggtaccaggaatTTAACCGAATATATatcagaagcctaagcagcagaaagcatataatcatatacatctcaccataacatgcattacaatacaccagagtcactataccactgtatttctttctatatacatctcaaaaaacatatctagggacatttttcacaaaatctaactgtccctacaaaacttacccttcgcagagggcagataaacaacactagctcagcggggcttttcccgctctcctatatggggctcctgaaaagtttataagatttaggggtgagacacctctcagtaagggaaataaactaatactagtatgtggcaacatgagtattctgtattctacatataccatacgtAACATATTTTATCACTGTTTGGTcgaatctgagaaaacatatatacatgtcaaatcatggcagaacatattgcattttcataatcatatctcatctcataaaataataataacataaaaaccatcctggtaggttagctggctgttgtcatgtattaccctcacatgacttggttgtgtggcccaaaggcgagacctgacaatggttggccgaccactgtcaagtcaaatagtagtctgtaggtccgatgggtctgccatacctggttcgtacaccaagggcgatcacagcacacttctttaataaccacatcgaccatccaatctcacaccactccgtacagcagcgttaacacaaatatcatgatcacgaagaccatggacacatagcaacggtaccatgcaagtgctagcctagaccaagtcaaccagattctgatatcatataacatattctAAACGGTGACACATAGATATCTTATAACataaattttcacatcaatcatatcattttgaatatatacatgtatcatgaaaatcatcggcccgtacgtcggtattacacattttatcataactcggtccgtacgctagcaaatcatagcatagcccgtacgctggcaaatcatataaaatctcggcacgtacgccgattttccatcataaaaattcatatcatccacattcccagaaaacagtatttcacaacattttttactcatgccacacaaatggattTTTGCATAtacaacatacgatcattttcacagtattttgcaaatataaatcatacatatataaatatatttatttttcctgaaaccagatgctatatatacatatacatgcattttctcaaaaaaaaaactagtttagtttatccctttacctgattcctgcaaagcccataagaaaatcttccctgcaccagcagggttcccaactcaacaacccTGGAAACAAAAATtcttagtattaaacttcaatatttctacgtacataacacttcttataactatCGTTAAgccaaattcggcttaaaaagtcttacctcaacttagggatgatttccaacttcgttttcccagcGATCCGCTCTAgtaaactcgtagagaactttgccaggagagTCGTGGTAAtttcaaatcttcgatccggtgagaaaagagcccaaaatcgaagagagagagagagagagagagagagagagagaggagagatagtTTCTTTAGAAAGTTAAAATCcggatttccatatttatagaacaggggattttgtcgacgagccacgtcatttgtcgacgaatccttcagtaatttcatcgatgaaattcaatcctcgtcgacgaaattcagtcttcttcgatgaattttcttaagcctttgtcaacaaatacaggggattcgtcgaagaAGCCCTGATGATCCCCTTTTTGTTTTCCCTTCCAAAAtccaatgtcgtcgacgaacgctaagtcgactgcttccttctgtttcttgtttccatttcccatcctctatatcatttaaattcccttttaaattcgggttgttacaagtTCCACCAGCACAAACCTCCACCCGACATGCCATATGGGGCTTCTTCTTTCCATATGCCATATGGGGGGGAATCAACATCAATACGAGGCGTCCAACAATACACCATACCAACCGATGGCACCGCAGTCCACAAAGAGCGACCCACCCCTAATGTATCGAGAACAACAACAAGACCACCAATTCCAGAGCTCATCACCGATCTCATTCGATCTTTTCGTTGATAGGAGGTCAGAGAATGTTGGAATGCAGCAACATATAACCAATAGCAAAAGTTAACGAGGATGCAGATGGGGCAGATGGACGTCAGAGACGACAATGTTAACAACCGCAAGAATGACGACAACAACCGTAGAGACAGAGGAGATTGCGATCATGTGGGACTTAGTAATACAGATACACATTGTAACGGTTGTAATGTATACATTTATGCACATAGGGTTAGagatacatatatacaaatgTACATGTAtacattcacatttttttttttcttttatacttgtattAGGAATGAAACAATAATAATGTATAATAATTTTTTCATGGCTTTATTTCTTCAATTATCATGTGATTTTCCACTATCATGAAATATAAATAGTAATTTGCCAGACAAGCACTGAACAATATTTGGATTGATGAAGATGTGTATTGTTTTGTGGTTGTCTTGCAGATTCATATATTTCATGACAGTGGAAAATCCTGTGATAATTGAAGAAACAAAGTCATGGAAAAAATTATTATACATTATTATTGTTTCATTCATaatacaagtataaaagaaaaaaaaatgtgaatgtaTATATGTACATCTGTATATATGTATCTCTAATCCTATGTGTATAAATGTGTGTACATTACAACCGTTTAATTATATTTTGTGCATGCAAGTTTATCgttatagtaaaaataattatttccattttattagttttaatattatttttaaaattattttatcattttttaaatttatataagaaaaaaatatatttaaaattatataaaaataaataaagaaggtGGGAACTAAAGGAGTACCCGGCCCCCATTGTTGCAAGAAAATAGTAAATAAGATAAAAATTAACTTAAAAACTAAATACCCATTCCAAAATTATATTTCAATTATTCTAAGTTAGGCTTCCTCTGCTTCAAaccttaaaaaaattatttataaattaaatcaataAACATTTAATGACCTGcttcaaaattataaaattttaaataaaaataataatttcaccAACTTGCATGCAAAGCGCCTGTAGCTCAATGTTTGGTTTCAAAAAAGGAAATATAAAATGTTATTGTTTCACTTCAGGTACAACAcacaactttaaaaaaaaaagtatttataaTTTACACATTAAGTACAATTAATGTGATGGGTCAGTTTTGTCATGACCTCCAGTTCCCATTGGACACTAATTGCAATTGTGACCTTCTTCATGGCAAAACCCGCACCACATCCTCCGACTACCCTCTCGTACATCCATTTTGTTATGCAGTCTTGAACTCTTGAGTCGTCCTTTCTGCCTAAGAATTTGTCGGTTATCGTATATTAATGTTGGCGCCACTAGATCTGTCCAATATTCTTCATGGAGGACGGGGATGAAGTCCATCGCATATGTCGCATAATGATCCTGCACCGTGAAACAAAGGTCAACATAGCGACTGTACCCCAATCTCCTTGCGCCACAGACAGCTAACAAGTGTGAACAACAGTAGTACTGTAAATTCTGCCACTTCCCACATGTACATTGACGTCCCTTTATGTCAGATGTTTGAATATTTCGACCCTTATTTGGCTAGCATGGTGCAGTTTGAATATTAAACAACCCTCTTTCAATATTTAAGATGATAACCTCATGTACAGCATACGTCATTTCCCTCCTCTGCATTTGGAAGAACATATGTGGGGTGTAAACATTCCTAGACTccatttgtaacgacccgaatttagaatgatatttgaataataaagagaggaaaatggagaccggaaacaaaaggaggccgtcgactttgtcgacgaacacagagtttcgtcaacgaaggcttaagagaattcgtcaacaTACACAGGaggttcgttgatgagaaaatactgagaggggtctttgagccgactgaatttcgtcaacgaggactggatttcgtcgacgaaatttgtgaaggactcgtcgacgaaggacggaCTCGTCAACTAAATTCcctgttctatatatatatataaatccgaTTTTTTAAACTTATTAAAGAagctttctctcctctctctctctccccttcggttctccttctttctttcgacgatttcgggccagatttacgttggatcgacaatccgaagtcaccacaacgctcctcgagaagttctctccaaatctactagagcggatcattggtgaaagcaagttggaaaccatcccaaatccagggtaagaccttttactcaatatttggagttGTAACAATTGAGAGAAGtgttatacacgttgaaatattaaagtttaatattagaagttttcatttttatgGGTGTTGATTGCGgatgttgggaatcatccctaagttgaggtgaggctttttaaaccgaatttgacttaatggtagttataagaaatgttacaTACATAGAAGTACTAAAGTTTATTACTGGgggtttttcattttcagggtgttgagttaggaaccttgcgggtgcagggaagattttcttaggggctttacaggaatcaggtaaggggataaactaagttagttatttttgagaaaatgtatgtatatatttatatagaatctgatttgcggaaaatgtatatatatatttgtatatatgttttatattgcaaaatactgtgaaatgatcgtatgattgaataggtgaaatccgtttgtgtggcatgagtataaaatgtatgagaaactgttttctgggaatgtgattatgacaTGGGTTTTTATTATGGGAAAACCAGCATACGgaccgagatatttatatatgtatatatatgtgatttgccggcgtacgggtcgtgctgtGTGGGTGagatttgccaacgtatgggctgagttatgtgatttgccggcgtacgggccaagttatgtgatttgccagcgtacgggctgtgccatgtgatttgccggcgtacgggccaagctatgataaaatgtgtaataccggcgtacgggccgatgattttcatggtacacgtatatatatatatatatatatatgcaaatgatatgattgatgtaaaaatgaatgatatgaaatatatatgtatcacgattttagtatatgtatatgatattagaacctggttggcttggtttaggctaacacttgcacggtaccgttactatgtgtccatggtcttcgtgatcatgatatctgtgttaacgccgctgtacggagtggtgtgagattggatggtcgatgtggttattttcaagaagtgtgctgttatcgcccctggtatACGAACCAGGTCAGGcaaacccatcggacctacagactagactattggcttggcagtggtcggtcaaccattgtcaagtcccgccttcgggccacacaacccagtcatgtgagggtaatacataacaacagtcagctaacctaccaaggatgtttttatgttattattattatgatatgagatgagatatgcttatgaaatgcagtatgttcagctatgttttgatattcatatgttttcccaaatttgataaacagtactagATATgatatatatggtatatgtagaacacggtgtactcatgttgccacacactagtattagtttatttcccttactgagaggtgtctcacccctaaatcttattaacttttcaggaaccccggataggagagcgggaaaagtcc
This region of Malania oleifera isolate guangnan ecotype guangnan chromosome 10, ASM2987363v1, whole genome shotgun sequence genomic DNA includes:
- the LOC131167026 gene encoding large ribosomal subunit protein eL33w-like, yielding MVKERQGERVRLYVRGTILGYKRSKSNQYPNTSLIQIEGVNTKEDVAWYCGKRMAYIYKAKVKKNGSHYRCIWGKVTRPHGNSGVVRAKFKSNLPPKSMGDRVRVFMYPSNI